The Geobacter sp. AOG2 genome includes a window with the following:
- the miaA gene encoding tRNA (adenosine(37)-N6)-dimethylallyltransferase MiaA: MARSSYPEKALRTHEKTFEDGGETAVFQQPAFNLLTILGPTASGKTRLAVALAGELNGEIISADSRQVFRGMDIGSGKDLHEYGAIPCHLIDILDAGQEFSVFAFQRLYIEAFEGITARGRLPLLCGGTGMYLDAALRGYRLVEVPEDEALRAELAARSDTELADLLRGLRPGQHNSTDLGDRQRTIRAIEIARHEQVRHTEPEPLPSIRPLVIGIRWERSELRRRITERLRQRLAGGMVEEVQRLHDGGIAWERLDYYGLEYRFVGAFLRGELTRNDLFQKLNSAIHDFAKRQETWFRRMEKNGVVIHWVDGAGDPLAEAQKMIWEHR; this comes from the coding sequence ATGGCCAGATCGTCGTATCCGGAAAAGGCCCTGAGGACGCACGAAAAGACTTTTGAGGACGGCGGCGAGACGGCTGTTTTTCAACAACCCGCCTTCAACCTCCTCACCATCTTAGGCCCCACCGCCTCGGGCAAGACCCGGCTGGCCGTGGCCCTGGCCGGGGAGTTGAACGGCGAGATCATCTCGGCCGACTCGCGCCAGGTATTCCGCGGCATGGATATCGGCTCCGGCAAGGACCTGCACGAGTACGGCGCAATCCCCTGTCACCTGATCGATATCCTGGACGCCGGCCAGGAGTTCAGCGTGTTCGCCTTCCAGCGCCTGTACATCGAGGCGTTCGAGGGGATCACCGCCCGCGGCCGCCTGCCGCTTTTGTGCGGCGGCACCGGCATGTACCTGGACGCGGCCCTGCGTGGTTACCGGTTGGTGGAGGTGCCCGAGGACGAAGCCCTGCGGGCGGAGTTGGCCGCCAGGAGCGACACCGAACTGGCGGACCTGCTGCGGGGCCTGCGGCCGGGACAGCACAACAGCACCGATCTGGGGGACCGGCAACGCACCATCCGCGCCATCGAGATCGCCCGCCACGAACAGGTGAGGCACACGGAACCGGAGCCGCTCCCCTCTATCCGGCCCCTGGTGATCGGCATCCGCTGGGAGCGGTCCGAATTGCGGCGCAGGATAACGGAGCGTCTCAGACAAAGGCTGGCCGGCGGCATGGTCGAGGAGGTCCAACGACTCCACGATGGGGGAATCGCCTGGGAGCGTCTGGATTACTACGGTCTGGAGTACCGTTTCGTGGGCGCTTTTTTGCGGGGGGAACTGACGCGGAACGACCTTTTTCAGAAGCTGAACAGCGCCATTCACGACTTTGCCAAGCGCCAGGAAACTTGGTTTCGCAGGATGGAGAAAAATGGGGTGGTCATCCACTGGGTGGACGGGGCGGGTGATCCACTGGCCGAGGCGCAAAAAATGATATGGGAGCATCGGTAA